GGCACAGGTCGTTGCAGAGCCGGCGCCACAGCGCTCCGGCGAGATTGCGATGCCGACCGACCGCAATGTGCTCTTCTGGCCGCAAGAGGTGCGCGCCATGGTGTTTCGCGGGATGGACCGCATGCCGGACCTTGCCGCCTCGCGCGTGATCGAAGCTGGCGATACGGTTCGTCCGCTGCCTGCCGGCGAACTGCTCGATCTGGGAGACTACGATCTCGACGGCTTCATGCAGGCACAGTCGAGCGCCGCGATCGTCATCGTACATGATGGCGAAGTCGTGCTGGAACGCTACGGCCTCGGCTTCGGGCCGGAGCAGCGCTGGACCAGCTTCTCGGTCGCGAAGAGCCTCGTCTCCACACTGGTCGGAGCGGCGCTGGAGGACGGCTCGATCGAGAGCCTCGATGATCCGGTCACGCGCTACATCGCCGACCTGCAAGGCAGCGCCTATGACGATGTGACCGTCCGCCAGCTCCTCACCATGAGCAGCGGCGTGCGCTGGAGCGAGAATTACAGCGATCCGAATTCCGACGTGGCACGCTTCAACAATCACCAACCGACCGACGGGCTGGATGCCACCGTCAGCTATATGCGCGCGCTTCCGCGGGCGAATCCGGCAGGCGAGAACTGGCGCTACAGCACGGGCGAAACGAATCTTGTCGGCGTGCTGGTGAGCGAGGCCACGGGTCGCCCGCTGGCCGATTACCTCTCCGAGAAAATCTGGACGCCGTTCGGTATGCAGCAGGACGCGACCTGGCTGCTGAGCGCGACCGGCAGCGAAATCGGCGGTTGCTGCATACAGGCGAGCACGCGGGACATGGCCCGCTTTGGCCTCTTTACCCTGACGGGCGGCGTGATCGACGGTGAG
This sequence is a window from Aurantiacibacter gangjinensis. Protein-coding genes within it:
- a CDS encoding serine hydrolase domain-containing protein, which gives rise to MRNWKTLCTASFVTVALSACATSAPVEDVAVSEPAAQVVAEPAPQRSGEIAMPTDRNVLFWPQEVRAMVFRGMDRMPDLAASRVIEAGDTVRPLPAGELLDLGDYDLDGFMQAQSSAAIVIVHDGEVVLERYGLGFGPEQRWTSFSVAKSLVSTLVGAALEDGSIESLDDPVTRYIADLQGSAYDDVTVRQLLTMSSGVRWSENYSDPNSDVARFNNHQPTDGLDATVSYMRALPRANPAGENWRYSTGETNLVGVLVSEATGRPLADYLSEKIWTPFGMQQDATWLLSATGSEIGGCCIQASTRDMARFGLFTLTGGVIDGERVVPEGWFNEATDAAFQLDGDRAGYGYQWWTYGEDSYAADGIFGQGIFIDPARNLVIASNSNWASAGGNDGERRARFGFYRAVQAAVDARSGD